The Microtus pennsylvanicus isolate mMicPen1 chromosome 5, mMicPen1.hap1, whole genome shotgun sequence DNA segment GGCACTGCTGGACGGGGCACAATCCACTCACTGCTCTGCCTGTGAGCCAGGGCCCACCCTTTCTCACCTGTGGCCACCTCTTGTCCTCCACACCTTCCCCTCCACTACTTCCTTGTCAGCACAGCACTAGGGCTCAGAATCCTGTGTACAATTCAGGACCTTGGCTTACTTGGTGATTTTCAGTAATTAAGCCTCAATTGTCCTTATCTATAAAAAGGGACTGTGTCACCACCATTGACAATTTGAGGGCTTTATGGGGGACGGACCTGTGTGTGCCTTCCCTAGATACTCACCAGAATTGGCAAGGGCCAGAGCTTTCAACAGTACATACTCCTCCCGCTCCAGCCGCAGGGCTTGCAGTCGCCGTACCAGCTGCAGTAAGGCTGCCCCCAGATCCCCCAGACCAGCTGCCCGGGCCCCCTCTTCATCCAGGACCAGGTCCTCAGCAAATGCCAGCTCATCCTGCAGTGGTAGTGAGCGCTGGGCCACACCTAGCACCAGCACCTCCATCCACACACTCTGGAGTACTGACATCTGGTCAGACAGTGACAGCGAGGAGAAGCCTGGAGGGCGGCGGGAAGAGGACCAGTCAGGAATGCAGCAGTAAGAAGTGGCCTACCTGCTCAGAGATGCCCTGACCACCAAGCCCTTTACCTGGGATGCTCTTGGCCCAGCTGATGGTGACCACTATCTCTCGATCAAAAAGGTCGCAGAGTGTGGCCACGGCAGGGAGGTGTCCGTCAGGGCTGGCTGGATCAGGCATGGCATACAGCTTCTCAGGCTCAACCACCAGCAGATGAGACACCAGAGCATTCACTGGGGCTACAGCGACAGGTCCAAGACTAGAGTCATGAACACAGATCTAGCGGATCTCTGCAGTCCCTCAGAGCCAAGCATCTCCCAGACATTCCTCTCCCGCCTTGCTTGAGAGCACTGGTAAACCTGAAAACACAGCTCACTTCCCCAGAGAAAGGTGAGCCCTTTTCCCGGGGCTTGGATATAGCTTGCATACAACCCTAGTCTAACATTTAGTAGGTCCTGGTTCCCCTAAcaacttttaaagaaagaaaccatgtgctgatttgtttttttgtcaacggtagacagacagacagacagacagacagagatcctatctgggaagagggaatcttaattgagatAATGCctgtttcagctcctgccttgagtccctACCCTGATTTCCCCAGTGATGGAGTGTGGCCTCAGagttgtaagataaaataaaccctttcctccccaagttgtttttggtgttttgtcaCTGCAATAGAAACCTTCCTACTTGGGCATCTGACCTGTGAAGTAGTTTATTGTCCTTGAATGTAGCCACCTATGATCCCAAACTCCCAATCCTggtttgcctcctgagtgctgggcttaaagtcaTGCGGTGctaaggaccaaacccagggcttcacgcatgctagacaagcactctactgatattttctttcttttttaaatatttatttattaagtatacaatattctgtctgcatatatgcctgcaggccagaagagggcaccagatctcattacagatggttgtgagccaccatgtggttgctgggaattgaactcaggacctttggaagagcaggcaatgctcttaactgctgagccatctcgccagccctctactgatattttcataattattttttgggaagaaatgagagaaggTAAGACTAGGGTCCTAGGGCATGTAAAGAAATCAAACAGACCTCTCCAGTGGCTGTCCCCTGCCCAACGCTTAGGAACCCAGGCTCTCACCTGTCTTCCGGGGGCCTCCAGCTACTGCCAGAGGACCAGCAGGAAAGGGGCCTGGAAAGGGCAACGGGTCCACCTCTGGCCGCCGCTTGTACTTCTGTCGCCCACCTCGGACGCGGTCCAGACGTACGCCTTGAATTGTAAGACCAGACTGTGTCCTAAAACAGCTGCCCCACAGAGCCCTACTCCTCTCACCTCCTCCCCAGGCTTCCACCCAACCCACAAGACCACCCCCGTCTCACCCAGGCACTGCCCAGCGCTCACCCTCCTTGAGCATGCCCACCCGCAGGCACTTGGTGAAGCGGCAAGCCTGACAGGCCTTGCGTCTCCGCTTGGTGATCTCACACTCATTGGAGGCCGGACAGCTGTACTCGATGCTCCCTGCCAGGAAGAGGCAGGGCTCCAGTGGCAGCCTCCCAGAGCCCAGAGGGGGCCCCCCATGACAGGAGAGCCCTGACTCACCCTGAGCAAGCACCAGTCTGGGGgtatggggaggaaagggagagcagGATGCCAtgagcagggcagggaggggacagCCACTGCACTGCGGGAGCCCTGCTTGGATGAGGCCAGGCCCTGGAAGTCAAGCTGCATATTCGCCCTAAAACCATACTGCTGGCCTACACTGTCCAGGGCCACAGCAACCTCCCAGATAAATCCACTGAATCCTCGCCTCCCTTGCCTCAAGCATTGCTTTCTACTCCTAGAAATCCTCCAGTGCTATCTTCCTCTCCACTAGGACAGGCTCTCCTGGTCCTCCTACCCACTGGCGGCTCTACGGTTTCTGTATAGTGAACTGATCAGCCCTTGAGGCTGTCCTACCTCGTTCTCCCTATCTCCCAGACTTTCAGCTTGAACAGCATTGTGCTCTAGACATACAGCAGCCCCAGGACACCCCAAGCTCTCCAATCCCCTACCTCTCCTACCAAGTCTGCAACCACCTTCCATTGCTCCAGAAACCTAAGTAGCATCTTCCCTTCTCTCAACCACAACCCAAGCCACTGGCAGTGTGGGAGTGTCACCTTCTCACCCACCAGAACCCAGCTCTGCCGACAGCCTCCATCTTGTCCACCTTTGTGGCTCACTGGCCTCCTGCTATCTGTTCTCCACATAGCAGCCTGAGGGATCCTGCCCCTGTCCTCTCATCAAATGCCCCAGTCAGTTCTCTTAAGTATAAGCCCAGGTGAAGCAGTGTCCCACAGGTTCTCACAGCCAAGCTCCATCACTTATAATCCTGTTCTGCACAGCACGCTCCGCAGACAGAGCCAGCCTCGGGGCATTCTGTTCCTTGCCTGGGGCTCTAGTCCTGGCAACCAGGCACGCTCCCTTACCTCCTATCACCTTTGAGAGGCCTTTCCTGAGCAACCCAAGACAAATCCCTACATTTGCCTGCAGAAACTCTCAGGCCTTATCATCTGATACAGAACACACGCGTTCAGTTATCCTGTGGCTTTCagctcttgttttgcttttttgagatggtttcataCCATGGTCCAGCCTAGTCTTGAACttgcaacaatcctcctgcctcagtctcatgGGCGTAAGACACACCATACCTGGTtgatttggttttagtttttgagatttgTGTGTGGTTGCATGTAAGGTGTCTccatcaatggttctcaaccttttttgattctgagacagggtctcactgtgcagtccttgttggccttaaattcactatatagacaaggcaggcctcaaactctgcctcctgagcactgggataaAGCTGTGCCTAATATGACTGACTTCTCCaccatatatatgttttttttcaaaacagggtttctctaacagccctagctgtcctggaattagttctgtaaaccaggctgacctcaaactcaagagatccagctgcctctgcatcctgagtgctgggattaaaggcctgtgtcaccacttcctggcttcaccttatattttgaaacaaggtctcttatTGAACCTAGAGTTCATCAACTCAACAACAGTATCCCAAATCCTCCTGCCACTGTCTCTCaacatctgacttttttttttcttttttttggtttttcgagacagggtttctctgtggctttggagcctgtcctggaactagctcttgtagaccaggctggtctcgaactcacagagatccgcctacctctgcctcccgagtgctgggattaaaggcatgcgccaccatcgcccggctcaacaTCTGACTTTTATGTGAATACCAAGCATCTAACTCAGATACTCTTGCTTGGGCAGAAACATATGACCAAAtgtgccatctcctcagctcccacTTTTGAGCTTTTGTGAACAAAGTCAGATGTAGCCCAATCTGGCCTCTTAACTATGAAGTGGAGGATAACTTTGAACCTTGATCCTACTGCCTCCTCTTCTAAATGCTAAAATcacaggaatgtgccaccacaccagagAAGAAGACACCGGCTTGCTCTATAGCCCATATGTACTCcatatgtagcccaggtttgccttgaactcacaatcctcttaACTCagcgaatgctgggattagacgAATGCCAGTGTGAACGCCTTAACCTATCTGTTCACTCTTATCCCATCTACTG contains these protein-coding regions:
- the Esrra gene encoding steroid hormone receptor ERR1, producing MSSQVVGIEPLYIKAEPASPDSPKGSSETETEPPVTLAPGPAPTRCLPGHKEEEDGEGAGSGEQGSGKLVLSSLPKRLCLVCGDVASGYHYGVASCEACKAFFKRTIQGSIEYSCPASNECEITKRRRKACQACRFTKCLRVGMLKEGVRLDRVRGGRQKYKRRPEVDPLPFPGPFPAGPLAVAGGPRKTAPVNALVSHLLVVEPEKLYAMPDPASPDGHLPAVATLCDLFDREIVVTISWAKSIPGFSSLSLSDQMSVLQSVWMEVLVLGVAQRSLPLQDELAFAEDLVLDEEGARAAGLGDLGAALLQLVRRLQALRLEREEYVLLKALALANSDSVHIEDAEAVEQLREALHEALLEYEAGRAGPGGGAERRRAGRLLLTLPLLRQTAGKVLAHFYGVKLEGKVPMHKLFLEMLEAMMD